From a single Rutidosis leptorrhynchoides isolate AG116_Rl617_1_P2 unplaced genomic scaffold, CSIRO_AGI_Rlap_v1 contig419, whole genome shotgun sequence genomic region:
- the LOC139883572 gene encoding UPF0496 protein 4-like yields the protein MYTRLSYPGDKKGAKLTAEELESIASSFDESLLSPLCGLSPVSASLPWLSSAVDVLTIAHSVVKSLIYELKRDGIDSLLSWYLDNSLKVLDVCNCMSSKIERLCLRHLDRRIAMKLLSAEGNPLEEEIHQARDLLADSKGEGGGAIEERLRDLVVSIETLALREVASPVDRVVCHAVQAVNFLTAFVVGVISSALRSSSGPVICLRIPEEFPWGDFVRAIESTIIVESRGGKERDRKMRVLKELDDVEAHGRHVLEVIDQVVASGGGREIVGRLREAAAGLEKATEALLDRLYQLRDEMKKLLLTVRRIRKEMADDFRASL from the coding sequence ATGTATACGCGCCTCTCTTATCCCGGCGACAAAAAGGGAGCAAAGCTCACTGCCGAGGAGTTGGAATCCATCGCCAGTTCCTTCGATGAGTCCCTCCTCTCTCCCCTCTGTGGTCTGAGCCCTGTCTCTGCCAGCTTGCCCTGGCTCTCCTCTGCTGTCGACGTGCTCACCATCGCTCACTCCGTAGTGAAATCCTTAATCTATGAGCTGAAACGGGACGGTATCGACAGCCTCTTGTCGTGGTATTTGGACAACAGCCTAAAGGTCCTGGATGTTTGCAACTGCATGTCCTCCAAGATCGAGCGACTGTGTCTCCGCCATTTGGACCGGAGGATCGCGATGAAGCTCCTTAGCGCGGAGGGCAACCCATTGGAGGAGGAGATTCACCAAGCGAGGGATTTGCTAGCAGATTCGAAGGGCGAGGGTGGGGGTGCCATCGAGGAGCGACTTAGAGACTTGGTTGTGAGCATTGAAACGTTGGCTCTACGGGAGGTGGCCTCACCGGTTGACAGAGTTGTTTGCCATGCAGTCCAAGCTGTCAATTTCTTGACAGCATTCGTTGTCGGAGTCATATCTTCGGCCTTGCGCTCTTCCTCGGGGCCGGTCATCTGCCTCCGCATCCCAGAGGAGTTCCCTTGGGGTGACTTTGTCCGTGCAATCGAGTCGACAATTATCGTGGAGTCGAGAGGTGGCAAGGAAAGGGACAGGAAGATGCGGGTGTTGAAGGAACTTGATGATGTGGAGGCACATGGGAGGCATGTGCTTGAGGTGATTGACCAGGTGGTGGCATCAGGAGGCGGCAGAGAGATCGTGGGGAGGCTGAGGGAAGCAGCGGCCGGGCTAGAGAAGGCCACTGAGGCGCTGTTGGATAGGTTGTATCAACTGAGGGATGAGATGAAGAAGCTGCTCTTGACAGTGAGGAGGATAAGGAAGGAGATGGCAGACGACTTTAGAGCGAGCTTGTGA